In the Desulfuromonas sp. DDH964 genome, TATAGCCACCGGCTTCTCCTTCCTGGGAAATGAGGCGTCCTTCGAGATCGGCGAGTCGGTGATCCCCTATTCGGCCGCCGACACCTATTTCCGTGCCCTTCTGGTCGGGGCGCTCAATACGATCAAGGTCGCCTTCATCGGCATCGTCCTGACCACGATTCTCGGTACCCTGGTCGGGGTCGCCCGACTTTCGAAAAACTGGCTCCTTTCAAAGCTGGCGGGGGGCTTCATCGAAACGATGCAGAATATCCCGGTATTGCTGCAGCTCTTTTTCTGGTATGCGATCTTTTACGAGTCGTTTCCTGCGCCGCGCCAGGCCCTCCACCCGCTCCCCGGGGTTTTTCTCTGCAACCGCGGGTTGATCTTCGGGATTCCGCTCAAGGACCCGGCTCATGGGGCAATGTTCTGGGCGTTGGTGGCGGCCCTGATCCTCAGCTGGTTTTTGCACCGCTGGGCGCGGTTGCGCCAGGCCCGCACCGGGCAGATCTTTCCGGCTATCCGTTGCGGTCTTCTCCTCTGTGTCACCCTGCCGCTGCTGGTCTGGTGGGGGTACGGGGCACCGACGACGATGGATATGCCGGTGCTGCGCGGCTTCAACTTCACCGGCGGTATGACCGTCAGCCCCGAGTTCTCTGCGCTGCTGATCGGTCTGGTCCTTTACACTTCGGCC is a window encoding:
- a CDS encoding amino acid ABC transporter permease, producing the protein MAPTDTSAPPRVPFWRDPAKRALVFQAAALILVFGIGYFLFVNTQANLARQNIATGFSFLGNEASFEIGESVIPYSAADTYFRALLVGALNTIKVAFIGIVLTTILGTLVGVARLSKNWLLSKLAGGFIETMQNIPVLLQLFFWYAIFYESFPAPRQALHPLPGVFLCNRGLIFGIPLKDPAHGAMFWALVAALILSWFLHRWARLRQARTGQIFPAIRCGLLLCVTLPLLVWWGYGAPTTMDMPVLRGFNFTGGMTVSPEFSALLIGLVLYTSAFVAEIVRAGIQSVGTGQVEAAMAVGLKSGQVLHLVILPQALRVIIPPLTSQMLNLTKNSSLAIAIGFPDFVAVANTTINQTGQAIEGVALIMVVYLFFSLSTSFFMNWYNKKMALVER